The Clarias gariepinus isolate MV-2021 ecotype Netherlands chromosome 7, CGAR_prim_01v2, whole genome shotgun sequence genome includes a window with the following:
- the lmo2 gene encoding rhombotin-2, with the protein MASTVERKTMDVNEELVDEVLQVSPSMLTCGGCQQSIGDRFFLKAIEQYWHEDCLSCDLCGCRLGEVGRRLYYKLGRKLCRRDYLRLFGQDGLCASCEKRIRAFEMTMRVRDKVYHLECFKCAACQKHFCVGDRYLLINTDIVCEQDIFEWTKLNSSLR; encoded by the exons ATGGCATCTACAGTTGAGAGGAAGACCATGGACGTCAACGA GGAACTAGTGGATGAAGTTCTCCAGGTGTCTCCATCAATGCTAACGTGTGGTGGTTGTCAGCAAAGTATTGGAGACCGTTTTTTCCTGAAGGCCATAGAGCAGTACTGGCATGAGGACTGCCTGAGCTGTGACCTTTGCGGTTGCCGGCTGGGTGAGGTTGGGCGAAGATTGTATTACAAGCTTGGTAGGAAGCTGTGTCGAAGAGACTACCTAAG ACTGTTTGGTCAGGATGGGCTCTGCGCTTCCTGTGAGAAGAGGATCCGGGCATTTGAAATGACAATGCGGGTCCGTGACAAAGTTTACCACCTtgagtgttttaaatgtgcagCCTGTCAAAAGCACTTTTGTGTTGGTGACCGCTACCTGCTTATCAACACAGACATTGTATGCGAGCAGGACATTTTTGAGTGGACCAAACTCAACAGCAGCTTACGGTGA